A window from bacterium encodes these proteins:
- a CDS encoding sigma-54-dependent Fis family transcriptional regulator codes for MQQSGIILIDVERIYADLFSDWCVARGLPMVRFDAETFSPSGSFGLCVLSISAEDPNAFERVRAAFKTARSSPVVVLMRNPKVELVVRLIHLGIADVLELPAPPNQIVANAMSRFADSGEAKGGNEFIGQAPAIRELKAKLKDAARVRSTVLIEGETGTGKGVLARRIHEMSDFEDRGFVHVDCAALSPSLIESELFGHEKGAFTGAAGVRRGRFETAGRGTIFLDEIGDLDAGLQTKLLRVLGDRWFERVGGSQGMPMQARVIAATSRKLLEAVQENHFRKDLYFRLNVLHFQIPPLRERLDDIPLLVQAGLNRICTTLAIPLPTVSKEFYEHLTDHRWPGNVRELMNLLERVLVRRRVSELLPEDLESVLPSSTEEVPPPAVFDSSNSSEPLDEAAQIAAAIHDTGGNLARAARRLDVPRGTLRYRIKKFGLEHLVPKD; via the coding sequence ATGCAGCAGTCGGGCATCATTCTGATCGACGTGGAGCGAATATACGCAGACCTGTTCTCCGACTGGTGCGTGGCTCGCGGCCTTCCGATGGTGCGATTCGACGCCGAGACCTTTTCACCTTCCGGCAGCTTTGGCTTGTGCGTCCTGTCGATTTCGGCCGAAGACCCCAACGCGTTCGAGCGCGTGCGCGCGGCCTTCAAGACGGCCCGCTCCAGCCCGGTCGTGGTTCTGATGCGAAATCCCAAGGTGGAACTCGTGGTTCGCCTGATCCACCTGGGCATAGCAGACGTTCTGGAACTACCGGCCCCTCCCAATCAGATCGTCGCCAATGCCATGTCGCGCTTCGCCGATTCCGGCGAAGCCAAAGGTGGAAATGAGTTCATCGGTCAGGCGCCCGCGATTCGCGAACTCAAGGCCAAGCTCAAAGACGCGGCTCGGGTGCGCTCGACCGTGCTGATCGAGGGTGAGACCGGCACCGGCAAGGGCGTGCTCGCGCGCCGGATTCACGAGATGTCCGATTTCGAGGATCGGGGTTTTGTTCACGTCGACTGCGCTGCTCTGTCTCCGAGCCTGATCGAGAGCGAGCTTTTCGGGCACGAAAAAGGCGCGTTCACCGGGGCCGCCGGAGTGCGACGCGGGCGCTTCGAAACCGCCGGGAGAGGAACGATCTTCCTCGACGAAATCGGAGATCTCGACGCGGGATTGCAGACGAAACTCCTGCGCGTGCTCGGCGACCGCTGGTTCGAACGCGTCGGCGGCTCGCAGGGAATGCCGATGCAGGCCCGCGTGATCGCTGCCACCAGTCGCAAGTTGCTCGAAGCGGTTCAGGAGAATCACTTTCGCAAGGACCTGTACTTCCGGCTCAACGTGCTGCACTTCCAGATTCCACCGCTGCGCGAAAGACTCGACGACATCCCGCTGCTCGTACAGGCCGGCTTGAATCGCATCTGCACAACCCTGGCGATTCCACTGCCCACGGTATCGAAAGAGTTCTACGAACACCTGACCGACCATCGCTGGCCGGGCAATGTGCGCGAACTGATGAACCTTCTGGAACGCGTCCTGGTGCGACGCCGCGTCAGCGAACTGCTACCAGAAGATCTCGAGAGCGTGTTGCCCTCTTCGACGGAAGAAGTCCCGCCGCCAGCGGTTTTCGACAGCTCGAATTCCAGCGAGCCACTTGACGAAGCGGCGCAGATTGCAGCGGCCATTCACGACACCGGTGGGAATCTGGCACGGGCCGCTCGCCGTCTGGACGTGCCGCGCGGAACGCTGCGCTACCGCATCAAGAAGTTTGGCCTCGAACACCTCGTGCCCAAGGACTGA
- a CDS encoding methyltransferase domain-containing protein has protein sequence MPHDKDLPEDFLAGKALITERYLHNDDPYLQFGFGGGAERWRNERRPILEAVDRDGTILDLGCANGFLLECLVSWANEDGFQLIPYGVDQSAALIELARKRLPRFQKHLFNANVWSWIPPRRFDFVYTLADVVPEEFLGPYLRRLRTDFLEPSGRLIIGSYGSDSRGVPPLPLETLLPQYGLSPIGSLRAGPGKIIHFAWVQAAAS, from the coding sequence ATGCCGCACGACAAAGACCTCCCTGAAGATTTTCTCGCGGGCAAGGCGCTGATAACGGAGCGCTACCTCCACAACGACGATCCCTATCTTCAATTCGGGTTCGGCGGCGGGGCCGAGCGCTGGCGCAATGAGCGCCGGCCCATTCTCGAGGCCGTTGATCGCGATGGCACGATTCTCGATCTTGGCTGCGCGAACGGCTTCTTGCTCGAGTGCCTCGTCTCGTGGGCCAACGAAGATGGCTTCCAACTCATCCCCTATGGCGTCGACCAGAGTGCCGCGTTGATTGAGCTTGCGCGCAAGCGCTTGCCTCGCTTCCAGAAGCATCTGTTCAACGCCAATGTGTGGTCCTGGATTCCTCCGAGACGCTTTGATTTTGTCTACACTCTGGCAGACGTCGTTCCGGAGGAGTTCCTCGGACCCTATCTCCGGCGACTCCGAACAGATTTCCTGGAGCCGTCGGGCAGGCTCATCATCGGATCGTACGGCAGCGACTCGCGCGGCGTGCCTCCACTCCCGCTGGAGACCCTGCTCCCACAGTACGGTCTTTCCCCGATCGGCTCACTTCGGGCCGGCCCAGGTAAAATCATCCACTTCGCCTGGGTTCAAGCCGCCGCTTCCTGA
- a CDS encoding serine/threonine protein phosphatase translates to MIYAIGDIHGMREPLAKLLKSLPLAPGDKLVFMGDYVDRGPDPKGTIELLLELKKQYECIFLIGNHEAMFLSFLGWEGQGYFGSEAFLHNGGETTLTSYGYFESGPDFRLPPDHERFFRELELYHLEGEYAFLHAGLSRDALSLSDPKYALSRETPRDLLWMRATADLPHSLGITIIYGHTPLPDMQVRWNPPYSIGIDTGAVFGGPLTAIRLPDESIFQSS, encoded by the coding sequence ATGATCTACGCGATCGGCGACATACACGGCATGCGCGAGCCTCTCGCAAAACTGCTGAAGAGCCTGCCGCTCGCGCCGGGCGACAAACTCGTATTCATGGGTGACTACGTGGACCGAGGACCCGATCCCAAGGGCACGATCGAGCTGCTGCTCGAGCTGAAGAAGCAATACGAGTGCATCTTTCTCATAGGCAACCACGAGGCCATGTTCCTGTCGTTTCTGGGCTGGGAAGGGCAGGGGTATTTCGGTTCCGAGGCGTTTCTGCACAACGGCGGCGAGACGACGCTGACCAGTTATGGCTACTTCGAGTCCGGCCCGGATTTCCGCCTGCCCCCGGATCACGAGCGCTTTTTTCGCGAACTCGAGCTGTACCACCTGGAAGGGGAGTACGCGTTCCTGCATGCCGGTCTGTCGCGAGACGCGCTCAGCCTGTCGGATCCGAAGTACGCTCTTTCTCGGGAAACTCCGCGCGACCTGCTCTGGATGCGCGCAACCGCCGATCTGCCCCACAGCCTGGGCATCACGATCATCTACGGACACACGCCGCTGCCCGATATGCAGGTGCGCTGGAACCCGCCGTACTCGATTGGCATCGACACCGGCGCCGTGTTCGGCGGTCCGCTCACGGCAATCCGCCTGCCCGATGAATCGATTTTTCAATCGAGCTGA
- the rlmN gene encoding 23S rRNA (adenine(2503)-C(2))-methyltransferase RlmN, with the protein MSSPDERSSLLAYTSDELRQQFEERGLPGFRGQQVARWLCGRRVRDFDAMTNLSLPLRKQLAQIWRSSALRRADVHTAADGTCKLVLCTDDDARIESVIIPEQRRNTLCVSSQVGCSLDCSFCATGRLGLGRNLRAEEIVDQVLHGWEVLAERGEELSHVVFMGMGEPLLNLQNVVQAIRVLLDNQGLCFSPKRITVSTAGVVSRMADLGKAVPVRLAVSLHATTDEVRDTLVPINRRFPIAQLLQACRDFPVARRDRISFEYTLMRDVNDTPADAIRLAKLIRGVRCKVNVIPMNEHAGAPYRRPTEIRIHDFVESLAAQGVTATLRRARGDDIFAACGQLGALAADSVEGSEVVSKDQAPISDKDLLG; encoded by the coding sequence TTGAGTTCGCCAGACGAACGTTCGTCACTTCTCGCGTACACGTCCGACGAGTTGCGCCAGCAGTTCGAGGAGCGCGGTCTGCCCGGATTCCGGGGACAGCAGGTCGCACGCTGGTTGTGTGGGCGGCGCGTACGCGATTTCGATGCCATGACCAATCTGAGCCTGCCCCTGCGCAAGCAGTTGGCCCAGATCTGGCGTTCCAGCGCGCTGCGACGCGCCGATGTCCACACAGCGGCCGACGGTACGTGCAAGCTCGTCTTGTGCACCGATGACGATGCCCGCATCGAATCGGTCATCATTCCCGAACAGCGCCGCAACACGCTGTGCGTTTCGTCGCAGGTCGGATGCAGTCTGGACTGCTCGTTCTGTGCGACCGGGCGTCTCGGGCTGGGCCGCAATCTGAGAGCGGAGGAGATCGTCGATCAGGTCCTGCACGGCTGGGAAGTGCTGGCCGAGCGCGGCGAGGAGTTGTCGCACGTCGTGTTCATGGGAATGGGTGAGCCGCTGCTCAATCTGCAAAACGTCGTGCAGGCGATTCGCGTTCTACTCGACAATCAGGGGCTCTGCTTCTCTCCCAAGCGCATCACCGTGTCGACCGCCGGTGTCGTGTCGCGTATGGCGGACCTGGGAAAGGCTGTGCCCGTACGTCTGGCTGTGTCGCTGCACGCCACGACCGACGAGGTGCGCGACACCCTCGTACCGATCAACCGGCGCTTTCCGATCGCGCAGCTCCTCCAGGCCTGTCGGGATTTCCCGGTTGCCCGCAGAGATCGCATCTCGTTCGAGTACACGCTGATGCGCGATGTGAACGACACCCCGGCCGATGCCATCCGCCTGGCGAAGCTGATCCGAGGAGTGCGTTGCAAAGTCAATGTCATTCCCATGAACGAGCACGCCGGAGCGCCCTATCGGCGTCCAACCGAGATCCGCATTCACGACTTTGTCGAGTCCCTGGCAGCACAGGGCGTTACCGCGACTTTGAGGCGTGCGCGCGGGGACGACATCTTCGCCGCCTGTGGACAACTAGGAGCGCTGGCAGCCGACTCGGTCGAAGGTTCCGAGGTCGTGTCCAAAGATCAGGCGCCGATCTCCGATAAGGATCTACTGGGATGA
- a CDS encoding Zn-ribbon domain-containing OB-fold protein, with protein MPQTLRKRHGSVSGPVPGLTPCIAGRQDPRAHSPGEFVSRFIPQPTPETQHFWDGTRAGELRLQRCRDCAQVYFPPRPFCPACTSRSVEVFAASGRATLYSYVINHRPAPGFDAPYAIAVVQLEEGPRMMTNLVEVEQTPEALPLDMSLEVTFQALDQEISLPLFRPIGDSA; from the coding sequence ATGCCGCAGACCCTGCGGAAAAGACATGGGTCGGTGTCTGGCCCGGTTCCCGGCTTGACCCCGTGCATCGCCGGGCGGCAAGATCCCCGGGCCCATAGCCCCGGAGAATTCGTGAGCCGCTTCATTCCGCAGCCTACTCCTGAAACCCAGCACTTCTGGGACGGAACCCGCGCCGGTGAACTGCGCCTGCAGCGCTGCCGCGACTGCGCGCAGGTGTACTTTCCACCGCGCCCGTTCTGCCCGGCCTGTACCTCGCGGAGTGTCGAGGTGTTCGCGGCGAGCGGTCGGGCCACTCTGTACAGCTACGTGATCAATCACCGTCCGGCTCCGGGTTTCGACGCGCCTTACGCCATCGCCGTCGTACAACTCGAAGAAGGCCCGCGCATGATGACGAACCTGGTCGAGGTCGAGCAGACGCCCGAAGCCCTGCCACTCGATATGTCGCTCGAAGTGACCTTTCAAGCGCTCGATCAGGAGATCAGTCTGCCGCTCTTCCGACCGATCGGAGACTCCGCGTGA
- a CDS encoding magnesium chelatase: MNRPTTLGALVASGYRARSVREELRANLIERIRRKEPLFRNMIGYERSVLPAIESALLAGHDMIFLGERGQGKSRMIRQLVELLDEVVPVIEGSEVNDDPLKPVSHYGKARVEELGDDTPIAWLPREQRYGEKLATPDVSIADLIGEIDPIRVAEGRYLADERTIHYGLIPRTNRGLFCINELPDLAEKVQVGLFNVMEERDLQVKGFKVRLPLDVLVVASANPEDYTRRGRIITPLKDRYQSQVRTHYPLTRALEMDVMKQELREPEKRLVDVHVPDFLAEVVAEITLQARQSPDISQSSGVSVRASIANYETLIAAAERRALMLGEDSAVPRVSDLPGLAASMGGKIELEYAGTEKSEAEIIDALTRRALKVVFDELLEDKDLEPVVRAFNEGWKVEVGDRMPSKEYAEGVDQIPGLRPLLEKLGEVSSPARVASGVEFILEGLHLSNQLNREVQDQRILYS; the protein is encoded by the coding sequence GTGAATCGACCGACGACGCTGGGGGCACTCGTGGCCTCCGGGTATCGCGCACGTTCTGTCCGCGAGGAATTGCGTGCCAACCTGATCGAGCGGATCCGTCGCAAGGAGCCGCTCTTCCGCAATATGATCGGCTATGAACGCAGCGTGCTGCCCGCGATCGAAAGCGCGCTCCTCGCCGGTCACGACATGATCTTTCTGGGCGAGCGCGGACAGGGCAAGTCGCGAATGATTCGCCAACTCGTCGAGCTGCTCGACGAAGTGGTCCCGGTGATTGAGGGAAGTGAGGTCAACGACGATCCACTAAAACCCGTGAGCCACTATGGCAAGGCGCGCGTCGAAGAACTGGGCGACGACACTCCGATTGCCTGGCTGCCGCGCGAGCAACGCTACGGCGAAAAGCTGGCGACACCCGACGTGAGCATTGCGGATCTGATCGGAGAGATCGATCCGATCCGCGTGGCCGAAGGTCGTTACCTGGCCGACGAACGCACCATCCACTACGGGCTGATTCCGCGCACGAACCGCGGTCTGTTCTGCATCAACGAGCTGCCCGACCTGGCCGAGAAGGTGCAAGTGGGTCTGTTCAACGTGATGGAAGAACGCGATCTTCAGGTCAAGGGTTTCAAGGTGCGACTGCCGCTCGATGTACTGGTCGTGGCCAGCGCGAATCCCGAGGATTACACGCGACGCGGTCGCATCATCACTCCGCTGAAGGATCGCTACCAGTCTCAGGTGCGCACGCACTACCCGCTGACGCGCGCGCTCGAGATGGACGTCATGAAGCAGGAACTGCGCGAGCCCGAAAAGCGCCTGGTCGATGTACACGTGCCCGATTTCCTGGCGGAGGTCGTTGCCGAGATCACTCTACAGGCGCGCCAGAGCCCCGACATCAGTCAGTCGTCGGGTGTCTCGGTGCGTGCGAGCATCGCCAACTACGAAACCCTGATCGCCGCCGCGGAACGCCGGGCCCTCATGCTCGGCGAGGACAGCGCCGTTCCACGAGTCAGCGATCTGCCCGGACTGGCCGCGTCGATGGGCGGGAAGATCGAGCTGGAGTACGCCGGCACCGAGAAGAGCGAGGCGGAGATCATTGACGCGCTCACCCGTCGCGCGCTGAAAGTCGTATTCGACGAACTACTCGAGGACAAAGACCTCGAACCGGTGGTCCGCGCGTTCAACGAGGGCTGGAAGGTCGAGGTGGGCGATCGCATGCCGTCGAAGGAGTACGCCGAGGGTGTGGATCAAATTCCGGGTCTGCGTCCATTGCTCGAAAAGCTGGGAGAAGTGTCGAGCCCGGCACGCGTGGCCTCGGGCGTCGAATTCATTCTCGAGGGGCTCCACCTGTCCAATCAGCTGAACCGGGAAGTTCAGGATCAGCGAATCCTCTATAGTTGA
- a CDS encoding thiolase has product MKPYDVAIVGAAETTELGKIPELSQLGLHADAALNAMADCGIRAADIDGVATAGESTAAVAHYLGITPTWVDGTSVGGCSFMLHVRHAAAAIREGLCKTVLVTHGESGRSGIGRNRPARAPSTWPGQFEMPYGPTGPPTMFTLPVLRYMKDFGLSHEELAMVAVVQREWAGHNPRASFRDPITVDDVLSSRMIAYPFHKLECCLVTDGGGALILSASERVNEFPTRPVYLVGTGESVETPLVSQMEDFTSSKAFRVSGRKAFDEAGIAHADVDHLMIYDAFAHLPIYGLEDLGFVARGEAGRFIWDGNTRPGGKLPLNTNGGGLSYMHSGMYGMYALQESVRQLRGTAAAQVPDARISISHGVGGMFAASGTIVLSNERP; this is encoded by the coding sequence GTGAAACCGTACGATGTAGCCATTGTCGGAGCGGCCGAGACCACCGAACTGGGCAAGATTCCCGAACTCTCGCAACTGGGACTGCACGCCGACGCGGCGTTGAACGCGATGGCCGATTGCGGGATCCGGGCTGCGGATATCGACGGCGTGGCCACGGCTGGAGAGTCGACTGCGGCCGTGGCTCACTATCTGGGAATCACGCCGACCTGGGTCGACGGTACCTCCGTGGGCGGGTGTTCGTTCATGCTTCACGTGCGTCACGCGGCCGCGGCCATCCGCGAAGGCCTGTGCAAGACGGTGCTGGTGACCCACGGTGAGAGCGGTCGTTCCGGGATCGGTCGCAATCGACCCGCTCGCGCGCCATCGACCTGGCCGGGTCAATTCGAAATGCCCTACGGCCCGACCGGCCCACCGACGATGTTTACGCTGCCGGTGTTGCGATACATGAAGGACTTCGGTCTTTCCCACGAAGAGCTGGCGATGGTGGCCGTGGTGCAGCGGGAATGGGCCGGCCACAATCCGCGCGCATCGTTTCGCGATCCGATCACGGTCGACGACGTTCTGTCGTCGCGCATGATCGCCTACCCCTTCCACAAGCTCGAGTGCTGTCTGGTCACCGACGGCGGGGGAGCGTTGATTCTGAGCGCATCCGAGCGCGTCAACGAGTTTCCGACCCGACCGGTCTACTTGGTTGGAACGGGCGAGAGCGTCGAAACCCCACTGGTCAGTCAGATGGAGGACTTCACCAGTTCGAAGGCGTTCCGCGTGTCGGGGCGCAAGGCTTTCGACGAAGCGGGCATCGCGCACGCCGACGTGGACCACCTGATGATCTACGACGCCTTCGCCCATCTGCCGATCTACGGACTGGAAGACCTGGGCTTCGTCGCCCGCGGCGAAGCGGGCCGGTTCATCTGGGACGGGAACACTCGCCCCGGTGGAAAACTGCCGCTCAACACCAATGGCGGCGGTCTGAGCTATATGCACAGCGGCATGTACGGGATGTACGCGCTCCAGGAAAGCGTGCGTCAGTTGCGCGGAACCGCAGCCGCGCAGGTTCCCGACGCGCGCATTTCCATCTCCCACGGAGTGGGCGGAATGTTCGCTGCCAGTGGGACCATCGTGCTCAGCAATGAACGCCCCTGA
- a CDS encoding isovaleryl-CoA dehydrogenase (catalyzes the formation of 3-methylbut-2-enoyl CoA from 3-methylbutanoyl CoA) yields MQFSEEQELIRETTRRLAQDELAPLAAKIDEEDWFPRDFFHKLGEIGALGVLIPEEYGGSGGDYVGATLIMEELGRFSGSASLSYGAHAVLCMGAINRDCSHEQKLAVLPGLCSGEHIGAWALTEPGSGSDALGMLTRAERNDDVYTLDGSKTFITNGNLADTLVVYAKTNPESGAHGVSVFLVSGDAQGFSTSRTLSKMGMRGSPTAELRFEGMKIPAANRIGDENQGVAMMMRGLDVERATLAGISVGLGQAALDQAVAYAREREQFGRPIGDFQMVQKMLADMYVDVEAARLMVYEAAQRCISDTKCSKLASAAKLLASEAATRAGMTAVQVLGGYGYTRDYPVERIARDAKLMEIGAGTSEIQRMIIARELLKG; encoded by the coding sequence ATGCAGTTCAGCGAAGAGCAGGAGTTGATTCGCGAGACCACGCGCCGCCTGGCTCAGGATGAGCTCGCGCCGCTGGCCGCGAAGATCGATGAAGAAGACTGGTTTCCGCGCGATTTCTTCCACAAGCTGGGCGAGATCGGCGCACTTGGCGTACTGATTCCCGAAGAGTACGGCGGCAGCGGCGGCGACTACGTGGGCGCCACGCTCATCATGGAAGAACTGGGGCGCTTCTCGGGTTCGGCGTCGCTCTCGTACGGCGCCCACGCGGTGCTCTGTATGGGCGCCATCAATCGCGATTGCAGCCACGAGCAGAAACTGGCCGTGCTACCCGGGCTGTGCTCGGGCGAACACATCGGTGCCTGGGCCCTGACCGAGCCGGGCTCGGGGTCTGACGCGCTGGGCATGCTGACCAGGGCCGAACGCAACGACGACGTCTACACGCTGGACGGCTCCAAGACCTTCATCACCAACGGAAACCTGGCCGACACGCTTGTCGTCTACGCGAAGACGAACCCCGAATCGGGTGCACACGGGGTGAGCGTGTTCCTGGTGAGTGGAGATGCCCAGGGGTTTTCCACGAGCCGAACGCTCAGCAAGATGGGCATGCGCGGCAGTCCTACGGCCGAGCTTCGTTTCGAGGGCATGAAGATTCCCGCGGCAAATCGGATCGGCGACGAGAACCAGGGCGTGGCGATGATGATGCGCGGACTCGACGTCGAACGGGCGACGTTGGCGGGGATCTCCGTGGGTCTGGGCCAGGCAGCGCTCGATCAGGCCGTGGCCTATGCGCGTGAGCGCGAGCAGTTCGGCCGCCCGATCGGCGACTTTCAGATGGTGCAGAAGATGCTCGCCGATATGTATGTCGATGTGGAGGCCGCCCGCCTGATGGTGTACGAGGCAGCACAGCGTTGTATCAGCGACACCAAGTGCAGCAAGCTGGCTTCGGCGGCCAAGCTTCTGGCGTCGGAGGCGGCCACCCGCGCGGGCATGACCGCGGTGCAGGTCCTGGGCGGTTACGGATACACCAGGGACTATCCGGTCGAGCGAATCGCGCGCGACGCGAAGCTGATGGAGATCGGTGCGGGAACCTCGGAGATTCAGCGCATGATCATCGCGCGGGAACTCTTGAAGGGCTGA
- the sppA gene encoding signal peptide peptidase SppA, whose protein sequence is MTDKRTSPAPARIAGRALANLGGFLRDAAVAPFASFVPRDWLVIRLDRGVTEVPSNRPGFFESFMPAPPPLSSTLEALEMAREDPRLRGVIVRVGSASLGWAKVASLARSFSLLRESGKKLVAYSESTGNAGAWLGGLADRFWMAPEARLDLIGVRAQSLFFRRALDRWHIRPEVIAAGRYKSAADIIDRDSMSEPAREALEAVVEHLYRSLVCGLVAGRAQDEEQAVRWIDEGPYLAAEAAEAGLIDELLYPDELPVRLAQLERDELESVDDAEEQPEARLIGTSSYLKLARPRFVWHSLSRGRAQVAVVPLTGTIRRASSSPKGVVGLLHRLERDDRVRAVVLRVDSPGGDSLASDMIWRAVRTLSEAKPVVASMGDTAASGGYYAAMAAREIVAESTTLTGSIGVVLISLGIDEFLNELGASSEGVQRGAHADIYDATGRRSRENKAVLKRQVQSIYESFVKKAAESRGVSERDLRIVAEGRVWTGAQAHEKKLVDALGGVDLALERARALAGLGSDEGEAVYYPAASSLAQLLRSNPLETHLLSPGAQCLCPTEVPLD, encoded by the coding sequence ATGACGGACAAGCGCACATCACCAGCCCCGGCGCGAATCGCGGGCCGCGCGCTCGCGAATCTGGGCGGGTTCTTGCGAGACGCTGCGGTCGCCCCGTTTGCGAGCTTCGTTCCGCGCGACTGGCTGGTGATCCGACTGGACCGCGGTGTGACCGAAGTGCCTAGCAATCGCCCCGGTTTTTTCGAATCGTTCATGCCGGCACCCCCCCCGCTTTCCTCGACGCTGGAAGCTCTGGAAATGGCGCGGGAAGATCCCCGGCTGCGCGGTGTAATCGTGCGCGTGGGGAGCGCGTCTCTGGGCTGGGCGAAGGTCGCATCCCTGGCTCGCTCGTTTAGCCTGTTGCGCGAGTCCGGAAAGAAGCTGGTCGCCTATTCGGAGAGCACGGGTAACGCCGGAGCATGGCTCGGGGGTCTGGCGGATCGCTTCTGGATGGCACCCGAAGCCCGACTCGATCTGATTGGAGTGCGCGCCCAGAGTCTGTTCTTCCGGCGTGCGCTGGATCGCTGGCACATCCGTCCGGAAGTGATCGCAGCGGGTCGCTACAAGTCGGCCGCAGACATCATCGATCGCGATTCGATGAGTGAGCCGGCGCGCGAGGCGCTGGAAGCCGTGGTCGAGCATTTGTATCGCTCGCTGGTTTGCGGACTCGTCGCAGGCCGCGCCCAGGACGAAGAACAGGCCGTGCGCTGGATCGACGAAGGTCCCTATCTGGCCGCCGAAGCCGCCGAAGCCGGGCTGATCGACGAGTTGCTGTATCCCGACGAGCTTCCAGTCCGACTGGCGCAGCTCGAACGCGACGAGCTCGAGTCCGTTGACGACGCCGAAGAACAACCCGAAGCCCGCTTGATTGGCACGTCCTCCTACCTGAAGCTCGCCCGACCGCGCTTCGTCTGGCACTCGCTCAGCCGCGGTCGCGCGCAGGTCGCCGTGGTGCCTTTGACCGGTACGATTCGCCGTGCGAGCAGCTCGCCGAAGGGTGTAGTCGGCCTCTTGCACCGCCTGGAACGCGATGATCGCGTGCGCGCGGTCGTGCTGCGCGTCGACAGTCCAGGGGGGGACAGCCTGGCGTCCGACATGATCTGGCGCGCCGTGCGGACGCTTTCCGAAGCCAAGCCCGTGGTGGCCAGCATGGGCGACACCGCCGCCTCGGGCGGATACTACGCCGCAATGGCTGCGCGCGAGATCGTCGCCGAGTCGACCACGCTCACCGGTTCGATCGGCGTCGTGCTCATAAGTCTGGGCATCGACGAATTCTTGAACGAACTGGGTGCGAGCAGTGAGGGCGTGCAACGCGGCGCCCATGCCGATATCTACGATGCCACCGGTCGCCGCAGTCGCGAGAACAAGGCCGTGCTCAAGCGCCAGGTGCAGAGTATCTACGAGAGCTTCGTGAAAAAGGCCGCAGAGAGCCGCGGGGTCTCGGAACGCGATCTGCGCATCGTGGCCGAGGGTCGCGTCTGGACCGGAGCCCAGGCGCACGAGAAGAAGCTGGTCGACGCGCTCGGGGGAGTCGATCTGGCTCTGGAACGCGCCCGCGCCCTGGCCGGCCTGGGTTCCGATGAGGGTGAAGCGGTGTACTATCCCGCGGCGAGTTCACTGGCGCAGCTGTTGCGCTCGAACCCTCTGGAGACTCATCTCCTTTCGCCCGGAGCCCAGTGCCTGTGTCCGACCGAGGTTCCACTGGATTGA
- the trmB gene encoding tRNA (guanosine(46)-N7)-methyltransferase TrmB translates to MSDRGSTGLNPLLEAEELIQLGLEKCLGPPPYVLEIGFGRAELILDLAEKNPDRSFLGVEVSRKRVVKAGRRAEKRGIANVRLLNAPAEFVLDRVLPQASIHECWINCPDPWPKKRHYKRRLIQAPFVERLVHALAPGAILHLCTDHENYAGWIDDVLREQSGLENLHEPLPWSANRPERNPTAYELEWLAEGRVIVYFEYRRRA, encoded by the coding sequence GTGTCCGACCGAGGTTCCACTGGATTGAATCCACTGCTCGAGGCCGAAGAGCTGATTCAGCTCGGTCTGGAGAAGTGTCTCGGTCCGCCACCCTACGTGCTGGAGATCGGGTTTGGTCGTGCCGAGTTGATCCTGGATCTGGCCGAGAAAAACCCGGACCGCTCCTTCCTGGGTGTGGAAGTCTCTCGCAAGCGGGTGGTGAAGGCGGGCCGGCGCGCCGAAAAGCGCGGTATCGCGAACGTGCGCCTGCTGAATGCGCCGGCCGAGTTCGTCCTGGATCGCGTGTTGCCGCAAGCGAGCATCCACGAGTGCTGGATCAATTGCCCCGATCCGTGGCCCAAGAAACGCCACTACAAACGCCGTCTGATCCAGGCACCGTTTGTGGAACGCCTGGTACACGCGCTGGCTCCCGGGGCGATCTTGCACCTGTGCACGGACCACGAGAACTACGCGGGCTGGATCGACGACGTATTGCGCGAACAGTCGGGTCTCGAGAATCTCCACGAGCCGCTCCCGTGGTCAGCCAATCGCCCAGAGCGAAATCCGACGGCCTACGAACTCGAGTGGCTCGCCGAGGGCCGCGTTATCGTCTACTTCGAGTACAGGAGGCGCGCTTGA